ACGATTGTCCGATTTAGATTATTAGTACTTGTTCATAATATCTTAGATCTCACAATAAACAAAATTATGTAAATACTAAGTTGTATATTGCTTATTTGTTGTAATTTCATCACTTGTTAGAGTGAGTAGTGAGTAGAAACAGGTTGCTTTAGGTTAAAACTTAAAACTGACTAAATAATCGTGGTTACAAAGATTTATAATTGTTTCATTTTAAAGCTTTATTTACTAGTGATGAAATTATTCATAAAGAGGTACTTGAGTGATCTAAACAGAACAGTATGTGGTTATATTTACACCTAAAAATATGATTTATGTTGGACGGTGGTTGAATACCAACCACAATATATTTGACATGTTTTTTTGGTGGCTCAATTCCATAGATTCAATGTCAAAGGTAGCCTACAATTTTGATGTATGAAACCAAAATATGAAGTTAGAAAAGGAATAGTATGGCTATGTATTGTAGTATTGTTTTCATATATGGTGTTCACATGTACCTAATACATGTGTAAGATGCATTATAAATACATGGCCATGGAGAAGGTGAAAATAATCCAAATGGATCCAATCCAGAGAAAGGGATCAAGTCACAAATGGGAAAAACATAGTTGATAAGGTTTATCAACGGAGTATGCTTATTTGTGAGgtcgagagttttattcttgtaaggagtgtaaaagagtgtacgggaaaacttagattttatactaaaatctaaggggcttgggtttgggtttaactcatagtgtactttttcttgtaccgggttcttttatattataagaataaaggagactcttggggtggacgtaggcagggttttgccgaaccacgttaaatcgtcgtgttatcagttactttatttgcatcttattatttctcgcaagtttgtctcaaacaaattatatccccgcttccgctggtgtgggtgcATTAGACAAGTTGTcataacaactggtatcagagcatccaAGTTTAATGGATAGTTTTTTGTTTAGAGATGGCGAGAAACGGCGGTATGCaatttaaggtggagccatttgagATGGCGGATGACGATTGGTATATTATTGAACACATGGATGTGTTTAATGGTCTGGTTAATCAACTTGAATAAGTTGAGGTTTAAAGgaggaagaagataagacccttattcttcttgcctctcttcccagttcgcaggataagagacgaagatccgatgaccgttttgagcatgggtttgctatggttggtcatggaaggAGAAGGTTTGCCGAGAAGAGATCTAGCGATAACAGTAGGTCTAGATTAGAAGACGGCGTGAAGGGTATGCAGTGCTTCAAATGTCATGAGTGGGGTCACTACAGAAAGTATTGTCAACTCTGAAGGAATGGTGAAGGTAAATCTGGGGTTCATCGGCTGCGGTAGCAGTTAATGTACCGGTGGGAGATGTTCTCATAGtctccaaaagttctacttctgctcaagatgagGTCCTGATGACgggagagaagtatgagggtttatatcgtcTGGTGGCGAGTACAAGATGTACTCATGTCTCGAAGGTTTTGAAAGCGTGCATGCGGGAAACAGGTCGGGAACATGTTAGGAAATGTTTGACCGAGGTGGATGATggtgagaaggaaaatcctactgTGGTGGAAGAGGTAATTCGAGACTCCTCTCCGGTGTCAACTAGGTAAGTTGACAGGGTCAGTTGCACATGATTATTGGCCGTTTTATTTGAATCAGGGTTCAGGACcgaggtgattcaaggtgtgtgcagCGGTGATCACGGAGGCCAATGGTGAAAATACTTGTGTTAGTATTTTCGGTGACGAAGAAGTTGGAATGTTCGccaaggtggagattgttggacggTGGTTGAATGCCAACCACAATATATTTGACATGTTTTTTTGGTGGCTCAATTCCATAGATTCAATGTCAAAGGTAGCCTACAATTTTGGTGTATGAAACCAAAATATGAAGTTAGAAAAGGAATAGTATGGTTATGTATTGTAGTATTGTTTTCATATATGGTGTTCACATGTACCTAATACATGTGTAAGATGCATTATAAATACATGGCCATGGAGAAGGTGAAAATCATCCAAATGGATCCAATCCAGAGAAAGGGATCAAGTCACAAATGGGAAAAACATAGTTGATAAGGTTTATCAACGGAGTATGCTTATTTGTGAGgtcgagagttttattcttgtaaggagtgtaaaagagtgtacgggaaaacttagattttatactaaaatctaaggggcttgggtttgggtttaactcatagtgtactttttcttgtaccgggttcttttataatataaaaataaaggagactcttggggtggacgtaggcagggttttgccgaaccacgttaaatcgtcgtgttatcagttactttatttgcatcttattatttctcgcaagtttgtctcaaacaaattatatcctcgcttccgctggtgtgggtgcATTAGACAAGTTGTCATAACAATTTATATACTGAAATTATGTCCTAACATGAGTTCTAACTGTTGTGTAACTCGGTGTAACTATCACTTAAtaaattattgtttttattaacAGATAGGCAACTTTTAGTGTTTGATATATAAAGTGTTTATGCTTATTTGATTATTTCAAGTTTTAAAAGTTGCTTTTAATAGGCAGTTTGAGATTTGAGATTGCTATTTGgaaatgataataatcttaattgGTCAATTCAGATTTACAAGCTCTTATTAGTATAAGTCTAATAATCTGACTAATTAGTAACCCTGTTTGTTTTCCTAGATTCGAGACTCCACAAGAAGGGTCAGCTATCTTGAATCAAAAATCTGTGTATTATAAAAAATGTCAAGTAAAGGCGGTAATGTCCCGTCCGCGATTGGTATTGATCTTGGAACTAGTTACTCTTGTGTGGCTGTTTGGCTGCACAATCGTGTTGAGATCATAGCAAATGATCAAGGAAACAGGATCACACCATCATGTGTTGCCTTCAATGAAACTGAACGTTTGGTTGGGGATGCTGCCAAGAACCAGGCTTCTTATAACCCTACCAATACCATCTTTGGTTAgtcatttttgttttcttttttgttCATCTAGACATCACATAGGTCATTCTATGTAGTTTCTAATTAATTAGCATTGTTCATTGTTGTATGAAAAAAACAGATGTTAAGCGATTGATTGGAAGAAGAGCAAGTGACAAAATTGTTAAGGAAGACATAAAGTTGTGGCCTTTTAAGGTCGTGTCAGGGAGTGATGACAAGCCCAAATTTGCGGTCACATACAAGGGTAAAGAGAAACAATTCACTGCTGAAGAAATATCTTCCATGATTTTAGCAAAGATGAAATCAGTTGCTGAAACATTTCTTGGATCGATTGTTAAAAAAGCGGTTATTACAGTCCCTGCTTATTTCAATGACTCTCAACGAAACTCAACCAAAAATGCTGCAAAGTTTGCGGGACTCGAGGTTTTGCGCATCGTTAACGAGCCTACATCAGCTGCGATCGCTTATTCTCTTGACAAGAAAGCTTGTATTGATGGTAAGATGAATGTATTGGTTTTTGACTTGGGTGGTGGTACTTTTGATGTATCTGTTTTGACTATTGATCAAAAGGGAGTTATTGAGGTCAAAGCTACTGGCGGTGACACACATTTAGGaggtggggattttgataacaggATGGTTAATCATTTTGTTCAAGAATTTAAGAGGATACACAAAGAGGACATAAGTGAGAACCTAAAAGCTATGGGTAGGTTGAGGTTTTATTGTGAGAGAGCAAAGAGGATTGTTTCAAATGCTAATGAAACAAGAATTGATATTGATTACTTGTTTCATGGAATTGACTTTACTGCAAAGTTTACCAGGGTTAAATTTGAGGGGGTTAATAAGGACTTGTTTGAAAAATGCATCGAGTCGGTAAGAAATTGTTTGAATGATGCAAACATGAGTAAGGATAGCATCGATGAAGTGGTTCTTGTTGGTGGATCTGTTAGAATCCCAAAGATACAAGAGTTGTTACAAGAGTTTTTCAATGGGAAATCACTTTACCAAAGGATCAATCCTGATGAGGCTGTTGCGTATGGGGCGGGTATTCTAGCTGCAAATTTAAGTGACGAAATGGGCGATGAAGATGTGAAGGGTCTCAAGTTAACTGATGTCACTCCATTGTCACTTGGTGTTGATTGTGATGGTGATGTTATGCTCGTTTTGATTCCAAGAAACTCACCGATACCAATTAAGAAGGAAAGGACTATTTACACGTCTTACGATAACCAAACTGAAGTTGACATTTCAGTGTATCAAGGTGAGAGATCCAAGAGTACCGAGAACCATTTTTTGGGTAAAATTAGCCTTTTTGGCCTACCATCTGCTCCTCAGGGGGAAGTTGAGATTAGCGTATGCTACGAGATCGATGTTGATGGGATTCTTAACGTCTCGGCTAGAGAATTAAGTACTGGGATAAACAAGGCGATCAAGATAACTAATGATGGTAATGTGTCTGAACTAGAGATTCAGAAGATGATTGAAGATGTTGAAGGATGTAAGTTTGAGGATGAAGATGAAAAAAAAGAAGCAGACATAAttgttattgatgatgatgatgacgacgatgatgatgatgatgatgatgatgatgatgatgatgatgatgctgatgaTGATGAGGAGGAGGAGGTAGACGAGGATATGATTGAGTGGTATAATGGGTTAGGGGACGTAGAACAGGCTCTTGTCCAAATTTTTGGAATAATGAAATTTCGTCAGTAAAACTGAATATGTGGAACATCATTCTTACTCTCCGAATTTGGTTAAGTCTGTTCTAAATTGAATTTGGTTCAAGTAATGCTACATGTTTACATAGATGTATAGATTTGCATATGTTATAGGCCTTTCTTATGTTCTTTGTTATAACACGATCAACTTTTCATGGTGCAAAAGGATGCAGTGACAACAGGTTTCAAGTGCTCAGTTATGATGATGGGTCACTGGTTAATTGTAATTTCAGTAACCTACACATTCGTTTTGATATTAGTAAATGTATTCTCTGGTGAATCAAATGGGCATGAATCAAATATTGTCCAAATATTTATTAAATGAATCAGTAACCTACACATTCACTTTGATATTAGTAAATGTATTCTCTGGTGAAATATATTTATGTGACAACAAATCAAATAATTGACCCAATGAATTGCAATTGTTTGTTAAACTGTAACTGCATAACATCCAACAACAAATGAAACCGTGTTGTCCATTCATCCCCTTCAATATCTGTTACAGAATATGGTCCTTCCATTTTTGGAAAGGAAATGAGAAATGCTGATTCTTTGAGTGGTGGTTTAGGTGTTGTTGATGGCGATTTAGTGATGATGGTTTCAAGTACTTCGTCTTCAAGGTATGTTTTATCTGTGTTTTGTTACTTATAATAAGCTTAATGTTGGGAAAATGAAAATGTGATGAGTCAAAAGCATGCTAGAATCTGGAgaattagagtctgaagttgcagactctgatgtTTACTGAAGACAACGGTTTGAGATTTCTTGATGACTAAGCTaaagaatattctggagatatgtttaaaAGTTATATCCAGAAGATTGACTTTAGAGTTATTtgcatattagtttagtttttgagtttatctttaccttatttatagctaagttgttttggaaaccaaatctttaaatttggtgtttatctgtataaataggggtCGATGGTTTTGCTTTGAACTTGTATCTTTCACACGATCAACATTAtcaattatatatttcattatcgtgttctctcaattcttgcactaataattcttatttattgtttaattgagagtctggtgttcataattcaattactgtgaactaataactggtatcagagcgggtaaggtgtaaatcctattacggtaatctttacaaacgatccatatttttataaatatgtctaccagtaccattcctacaccagttatggctggaaaaggtgtgccaacattcgatggcacagactttgcaacttgGAAATTGAAAGTCCTATGGTTTTTAGGATCTATTCATGAAGAAGCTGAGCATGTTCTTACAACAGGACCCATTATTCCTGGTTCTATGATAGCTGCTGTTCCTGCCACAGATATTGTTGCTGCTCAACCTGCCTATTTTCGTGAAACACCAAGAGAAAGGTGGACTGAAGCAGAAGCTATCAAGTACAAACTGGATAGCAAAATAAGGAGTATTATTGGGAATgctgttactgttccaattctcagaaagatcagtcatgccaagactgctaaagctatgtgggatctgttgcttaatgactatgaaggagtcactgttgttaagactcagaagaaaaagaatctgattagaagttatgaaaattttgctgctcagcctaaagaatctttgagtgatcttcattcaagatttcaggttctgatAAATGATCCTGAAAGTGTTGgggtagagaaaacacaacaagtgttgtgtcaaaagttcattgaactgTTACCATCAAACTTTGAATCTGTGATTACATCTATGGTAATCAGTGAAAAGATAGATAACTATGAGTTAAGTGAATTGTTTGGCATACTATCAAACTTTGAGGAAACTCAACTaaagaacaagatcaatgctaagaaaactgctaaagatccagaagctgcattgatggctaccacaaagaagaataagcaattgttctctagttactctagcaaagttgaatctgaaagtgatgaaacttctgatgatgatagtgaatctgatgaagatgaggagatcAAAGATTTGGAAGTTCAgatggctcttttgactcaaaggattAAGCAGAAAAAGTTTGATTATAAGAAGGGTACTTTTGATCTAAAGAAAGCTAAATGCTTTAAGTGTGGCAAGATAGGACACATAGCTATTGATTGCTGGTCTAAGGGTGAAGGAGGTTCAAATAccaacaagtctgttgacaaagcaagaaagtataaGCTCAAGTACATGAAGTTAAAGAGTGAAGCAGAAAAATCAAAGAACAAAGAACATGAAAAggctttgtacacagaagcatgggaagatgaagactcatcatctgatgaggagGAGGATAAGTGTCTTATGGCTATAATTGATGGTAGTTCTAGAaagtttgaggaagatctgaaagctattgagaagatggataaagactctacttgtaataaagtttctgcttataaggtacaaaactttgtgaactatcttgataatgaaaaagtaagaatgtttcagtacttgctgcttgactttcaatggtgtttagatgatattgataggttaagaacacaaatttttgatcttaaaaacactatcaaagacaaagatgctgaaattaaaatcttgaaaaaatgtgaagtagaacttgacacatataagatggcatacacagaagaaactaaaagattaaatactgaattgggaagatcaatgaaaaggtcaaaacactatgaaacaatttgtaaatcttggtgtgtattCCAAAAAGAATTCttatgctattgccaaacaaattccaaatgatgtcaaagctatactaggtgaaaactacatattagataataatgtggaagttgattcaagtgtattcaaacctgatattctaccaaacacatttgtaaaatttgatggtgacaaaaagattttaaccaatgcttttgtaaggtcattagatcctgttgaaccttctgagactataatacttgaaagcaaaaatccattagagtctgaacttttgaaaccttcagactctagcattttagtctctcaagataatagtgtatgttctgacctagagtctgacacccaagagtcaagttgCAATAACAACTCTGAAACATCCTCTGAAACTGACACTTGTCCAGATTCAAAAGTgttaactaaaagaaggtcaaagtcaaaacaagctaagacaattcaaaaactcaaaaaggaaatttctaaactcaatgaaaaaatcaagagtcaagaaaaaccttcagttaaaagaacatcttgttttcctaaggaaattaagaagatatggaaacccaaagtttgtgaaaataaaagtgtcttaaaatctgttaaggacaagttgatttggattggaaataaagcttttgtttggagagtgaagagcacttcaactgaacccactgaaaagtgggttccccttaaaaactaaccattttcttttgtctgtgtcttgtgtaacagggtaacatgtgatatttggatagtggttgctcaagacacatgactggatgcaaaaagcatcttgtagggtttgttgaagaaaaagttccttctgtaagatatggtgataattcagttgcaaagactattggttatggtactgttatagCTGGAAGTGTTTCAGTTAAAAAGGTTactttagttgaagggttgaagcataatctgctaagtgtaagccaaattgctgatgaagattgtgaaatcagaataagaaagaaagctggtattatttatgatcctaaaggaagaccaacacttgtagcctggagatttcaaaatgtgtatatgctggatctggattctgttgatgctggaattgaaacatgcctgtactctcagactgtccctgaacttaattggctttgacacaaaaggctttctcatctcaatttcaaaaacattaatgagctttccaaaaagaagttTGTAAGAGGTCTGCCTCAACAGCCTTTCAAGAAAGATGAgccttgttctgcttgtattatgggtaaacagaccaaaacaaaatttccctcaaaaaccctagctactattattgatccacttcacatgcttcacatggatctgtttggtccaatgaacactagtagtctgggtgggaaaagatatactctagtgattgttgatgagtattctagatttacatgggttattttcttagcttcaaaaagtgatgctcctgaagaaatcatcaatttgatcaagagagagcaggttcaaaaaggtgttcttgttaaacagttgagaagtgataatggtgaaatgtcccgttcttattgattaaaaacgttccatattaattgatttcgttgcgaggttttgacctctatatgagacgttttttcaaagactgcattcatttttaaaacaaaccataacctttatttcataaataaaggtttaaaaagatttacgtagattatcaaataatgataatctaaaatatcctgtttacacacgaccattacataatggtttacaatacaaatatgttacatcgaaatcagtttcttgaatgcagtttttacacagtatcatacaaacatggactccaaatcttgtccttattttagtatgcaacagcggaagctcttagtattcacctgagaataaacatgctttaaacgtcaacaaaaatgttggtgagttataggtttaacctatatatatcaaatcgaaacaatagaccacaagatttcatatttcaatacacatcccatacatagagataaaaatcattcatatggtgaacacctggtaaccgacattaacaagatgcatatataagaatatccccatcattccgggacacccttcggatatgatataaatttcgaagtactaaagcatccggtactttggatggggtttgttaggcccaatagatctatctttaggattcgcgtcaattagggtgtctgttccctaattcttagattaccagacttaataaaaaggggcatattcgattttgataattcaaccatagaatgtagtttcacgtacttgtgtctattttgtaaatcatttataaaacctgcatgtattctcatcccaaaaatattagattttaaaagtgggactataactcactttcacagatttttacttcgtcgagaagtaagacttggccactgttgattcacgaacctataacaatatatacatgtatattaaagtatgttcaaaatatatttacaacacttttaatatattttgatgttttaagtttattaagtcagctgtcctcgttagtaacctacaactagttgtccatagttagatgtacagaaataaatcgataaatattatcttgaatcaatccacgacccagtgtatacgtatctcagtattgatcacaactcaaactatatatatattttggaatcaacctcaaccctgtatagctaactccaacattcacatatagagtgtctatggttgttccgcaatatatatatatagatgggtcgacatgataggtcgaaacattgtatacgtgtctatggtatctcaagattacataatatataatataagttgattaggttatggttggaatagatttattactaactttcacgtaggtaaaatgagtagtttttatcaatcttgttttactcgccatttcttcgtttctaatccgttttgagtgattctagtggccacggtttcgtattgaacttaaatttatgaatctaaatagaaaaattataagtttatagtcgtaaatacaagttacaagtcgtttttgaaagaggtagtcatatccgtcgaaagaacaacatcttgatgaccattttgaaaaacatactttcactttgagtttaaccatgatttttggatatagtttcatgttcataagaaaaatcatttttccagaattatagcttttaaatcaaagttcttcttagcttttaattatcccaaccaaaacagcgcccggttttactacgacggcgtatatccagttttatggtgtttatcgtgtttccgggttttaaatcattaagttagcatatcatatagatatagaacatgtgtttagttgattttaaaagtctagttagaaggattaactttatttgcgaataagtttagaattaactaaactatgttctagtgattacaagtttataacgttgaataagacagctttttatgtatgaatcgaatgatgttatgaacatcattactacctcaagttccttggataaacctactggaaatgagaaaaatggatctagcttcaaaggatccttggatggcttgaaagttcttgaagcagaatcatgacacgaaaacaatttcaagtaagatttccactcgaaataagattgttatagttatagaaattgaattaaagtttgaatatgattattaccttgtattagaaagataacctactgtaagtaacaaaggtttcttgatctttgatgattacttggaatggatttagaaaacttggaagtaaacttgcaatcttggaagtattcttgattttatgaaactagaacttttggaatttatgaagaacacttagaacttgaatatagaacttgagagagatcaattagatgaataaaattgaagaatgaaagtgtttttaggtgtttttggtcgttggtgtatggattagatataaaggatatgtaattttgttttcatgtaaataagtcatgaatgattactcatatttttgtaattttatgagatatttcatgctagtttccaaatgatggttcccacatgtgttaggtaactcacatgggctgctaagagctgatcattggagtgtatataccaatagtacatacatctaaaagctgtgtattgtgcgagtacgaatacgggtgcatacgagtagatttgttgatgaaactgaacgaggatgtaattgtaagcatttttattaagtagaagtattttgataagtgtctttaagtctttcaaaagtgtatgaatacatattaaaacactacatgtatatacattttaactgagtcgttaagttatcgttagtcgttacatgtaaatgttgttttgaaacatttaggttaacgatcttgttaaatgttgttaatccaatgtttataatatcaaatgagattttaagttattatattatcatgatattatgaggtacgaatatctcttaatatgatctatatacattaaatgtcgttacaacgataatcgttacatatatgtctcgtttcaaaatcattaagttagtagtcttatttttacatatgtagttcattgttaatacacttaatgatatatttacttatcatttaacataattaaccaagtgtatcaatatcttaatatgattcatatgtacctagtaagacgttataacgataatcgttatatatatcgttttcgagtttcttaatttaattgtctcatttttatgtatataactcattgttaaaatacctaatgagatacatacttataataaagtcatgttaactatatatataaccatatatatgtcatcgtatagtttttacaagttttaacgttcgtgaatcaccggtcaacttgggtggtcatttgtctatatgaaacctattcccattaatcaagtcttaataagtttgattgcttaacatgttggaaacacttaatcatgtaaatatcaatttcatttaatatatataaacatggaaaagttcgggtcactacagtacctacccgttaaataaatttcgtcccgaaattttaagctgttgaaagtgttgacgaatcttctagaaatagatgcgggtatttcttcttcatctgatcttcacgctcccaggtaaactcgggtcctctacgagcattccatcgaaccttaacaatcggtatcttgttttgtttaagtctcttaacgtcacgatccattatttcgacgggttcttcaatgaattgaagtttttcattgatttggatttcgtccaacggaatagtgagatcttctttagcaaaacatttcttcaaatttgagacgtggaaagtgttatgtacagccgcgagttgttgaggtagctccagttggtaagctactggtccgacacgatctataatcttgaatggtccaatgtaccttggatttagtttcccccgtttaccaaatcgaacaacgcctttccaaggtgaaaccttaagaatgaccatttctccaatttc
This genomic stretch from Rutidosis leptorrhynchoides isolate AG116_Rl617_1_P2 chromosome 11, CSIRO_AGI_Rlap_v1, whole genome shotgun sequence harbors:
- the LOC139874299 gene encoding heat shock 70 kDa protein 18-like, giving the protein MSSKGGNVPSAIGIDLGTSYSCVAVWLHNRVEIIANDQGNRITPSCVAFNETERLVGDAAKNQASYNPTNTIFDVKRLIGRRASDKIVKEDIKLWPFKVVSGSDDKPKFAVTYKGKEKQFTAEEISSMILAKMKSVAETFLGSIVKKAVITVPAYFNDSQRNSTKNAAKFAGLEVLRIVNEPTSAAIAYSLDKKACIDGKMNVLVFDLGGGTFDVSVLTIDQKGVIEVKATGGDTHLGGGDFDNRMVNHFVQEFKRIHKEDISENLKAMGRLRFYCERAKRIVSNANETRIDIDYLFHGIDFTAKFTRVKFEGVNKDLFEKCIESVRNCLNDANMSKDSIDEVVLVGGSVRIPKIQELLQEFFNGKSLYQRINPDEAVAYGAGILAANLSDEMGDEDVKGLKLTDVTPLSLGVDCDGDVMLVLIPRNSPIPIKKERTIYTSYDNQTEVDISVYQGERSKSTENHFLGKISLFGLPSAPQGEVEISVCYEIDVDGILNVSARELSTGINKAIKITNDGNVSELEIQKMIEDVEGCKFEDEDEKKEADIIVIDDDDDDDDDDDDDDDDDDDDADDDEEEEVDEDMIEWYNGLGDVEQALVQIFGIMKFQYGPSIFGKEMRNADSLSGGLGVVDGDLVMMVSRSIHEEAEHVLTTGPIIPGSMIAAVPATDIVAAQPAYFRETPRERWTEAEAINESDEDEEIKDLEVQMALLTQRIKQKKFDYKKGTFDLKKAKCFKCGKIGHIAIDCWSKGEGGSNTNKSVDKARKYKLKYMKLKSEAEKSKNKEHEKALAKEIKGEKDVQVLANNRVACATIPANFANEGYEDLVLFMRNHPLK